The genomic stretch GCAGCCGGGCGACCTCGGCCACGTCCTTGTCGCCGCGCCCCGACAGGTTCACCACGATGACCTGATCCGGGCGCATGGTCGCGGCCAGCTCGACCGCGTGGTAGATCGCGTGGGCGCTCTCCAGGGCCGGAATGATGCCCTCCAGGCGGGTACACAGCTGCAGGGCCTCCAGCGCCTGGGCGTCGGTGACGGGCACGTACTCGGCCACGCCGGTCGTCGAGTACAGGCAGTGTTCGGGGCCGATGCCGGGGTAGTCCAGCCCTGCGCTGATCGAGTGGGGCGGCACGATCTGGCCCTCGTCGTCATTGAGCAGGTACATCATCGAGCCGTGCAGCACGCCGACGCGCCCTCCGGCGACACTGGCGGCGTGCCGGCCGGACTCGACCCCCTCGCCGGCGGCCTCGGTGCCGATCAGCCGGGGGCGCTGGTCATCGGGCAGGTAGGCGTAGGGCGCGAAGATGCCGATGGCGTTGCTGCCACCGCCCACGCACGCGACGATGGCGTCCGGTGCCTCGCGGCCCTCGGCGGCGCGGAGCTGCACCTTGGTCTCCTCTCCGATCACGGACTGGAAGTCGCGCACCATGGCCGGATACGGGTGAGGCCCGACGACACTGCCCAGGATGTAGAAGGTATCGCGCACGTTGGTGACCCAGTCGCGGATGGCCTCGTTGGTGGCGTCTTTCAGGGTGCTGGTGCCGGACGTGACCTCGCGCACCTCGGCCCCGAGCAGCCGCATGCGGAAGACGTTCAGGGCCTGGCGGCGGATGTCCTCGGCTCCCATGTAGACCACGCAGTCCAGGCCCAGCAGGGCGGCGGCGGTGGCACTCGCCACGCCGTGCTGCCCCGCCCCGGTCTCGGCGATCACGCGCTTCTTGCCCATGCGCACCGCCAGCAGCGCCTGCGCCAGACAGTTGTTGATCTTGTGGGCACCGGTGTAGTTGAAGTCTTCGCGCTTGAGGTAAATCTTGGCGCCGCCCGCGTGGGCGGTGAGCCGCTGGGCGAGGTACAGCGGACTGGGCCGGTTCACGAACTCCCGCAGCAGCCGGTCGAGTTCGGTCAGGAACGCCGGGTCGGTCTTGGCGGTGCGGTACGCGGTCTCGAGTTCGTCAAGGGCCGGGATGAGGGTCTCGGGAACGTATCGACCGCCGAAACGGCCGAAGCGTCCACGCTCATCCGGCATCGGATAGTCAGGCAGATGAAGGGTCATTGGAGCTTCAGGGTAGGATTCCGGCTTGCACCCGGTACAGCAAAAACTTAGACAACTCGTCTAAGTTTTCCCTCATCTCTGGCCCGCTCAGGGACGCCACGTCCGCCACAGAGGGAGAAGGTCAGCCGGCGTGACTTCATCGGGCACGTCCCAGCCGAGACTGCGCGCCAGGGCCGCGACGACCGCGCCTGCCGGAGCACCCGATTCACGCAGTTCCCGGACGCCGGGGGCGCCGCCGCGCTTGGCTAGACGCTCTCCTTGGAAATCCTTCATGAGAGGCACATGGTGGTAGCGGACAGGCGGCACGCCGAGCGCGGTCTGGAGCGCCGCCTGCCGGGGCGTGGCCGTCCACAGATCCTCGCCGCGCACCACGTCGGTCACGCCCATCTGCGCGTCATCCACCACCACCGCGAGGTGGTACGCGTACACGCCGTCGTTGCGGCGCAGCACCATGTCCCCGACCTGCGAGGGCAGGTGCTGGCACAGCGTCCACCCGCGTAGATCGTCGTGGGCGCACACCGTCTGATCCGGCACCCGCCAGCGCCACGCCGCCGGGCGATCCGGGTGGGCCGTCGCCGTGCGGCAGGTGCCGGGGTACACCGGCTCGTCGCCGTGCGGGGCGCCGGCACTGGCCTCGACGGCGGCGAGCACCTCTCTGCGGGTACACGTGCACGGGTAGGTGTCCAGCGTCTCCAGCGCAGCGGCGTACCGATCCAGCCGCTCCGACTGACGGTATTCCCTGTCCCAGTCCAGGCCCAGCCACTCCAGATCGCGCCGGGTGACGTCGTAGGCCCAGGCGCGTACACGCCCGGTGTCCAGATCCTCGAAGCGCAGCAGGTGTCGCCCGCCCGCCGCGCGCGAGTGCAGCCACGCCAGCAGCGCCGTCCGCGCATTGCCCAGGTGCATCGCCCCGGTGGGACTCGGCGCGAAGCGGCCGGTCACGGCGGAGGGAGCAGGAGCCATGGGATCAGGGTAGGGCATCGGGCGGGGCGTCCAGTGTGACCGATGGGTCTACGTCAGCTCGTCCCACACGGCCAGCAGCACCCCGGCCACGATCGCCACGAAGGCCAGGAAGGCGACGGCGCTGCCCAGCGGGGCCGCCAGGTGCAGGGCGTCGGCCGCGCCCAGGAGCTGCCACCAGTCGTGGGTATCGGGATCACCCGTGATCAGGTCGAGGTTCCGGGTCGGCGCGTCGCGGATATACGCGGCCACGCTTGCCAGCGAGTGGGCCGCCCACAGCGTCACGATGCCCGCCGCGTAACGGTCGCGCCGCGCCAGGAACGCCGCCGCACAGCCCAGCGGCACCAGCACCTGCATGACGCTGCCGCCCAGCAGCATGACCGTCTCGCCAAACAGACCGAACACCACGTGCCCAGCCTCGTGGAACACCAGATTCACGGTACTGAGCAGGCTGCCCGACAGGGGACGCAGCACGCCCGGCACCGTGACGAGCAGCGCCAGCGCCAGTCCGGCCCAGCGGCCCACCCCGCGCCACGGGCCCGTCACCGGGTGCGTTCCCGCAGCCACGCCAGCAGGAGATCCTCGACGAGTTCACTCACGCTCTCGCCGCCGTCCCGTTTGACCTCGCGCCAGACCGCGCGCACGGTCTCGCGCCGCACGTAGACCGTGACGGGCGCGTCCGCCCGGGCGAGGCCCGCCGTTTCGTCCTGGGGCCCGGGCACCGGAGTCCGGGCTGCGTCCTCGGGAGCATGGCGGCGCGCCCTGCGTTCGGCCTTGGCGGCCTTCTTGCGGCCCCTGCCCTTCTTCTTCGCCGAGTCCAGATACGTGAACCGGGACATCCCCTCAGCCCACTTCACTCGCGAGGGCCACGACATCGGCCCACGCGCTGGCGGCGCGGGGATCGCGGACATCGCGCACCAGCACGCCCAGGTCGGCGGCCTTCTGGAATGCCGCGTAGTGGCGGATCATGGCGTTACACACGTGCAGGCCGGTGTCGCGCAGGTCCTCGCGGATGTCGTCGGCAGAGTTGCCCACCGGGGGCACGCGGCACAGCACGACCTGCACCTTCCGGGCCGCGCCATGCTCGCCCAGGTAATCCGCGAGGTCACGGGTCGCGTCCTGTTCCAGGGCGCTCAGGCCACTGGGAATCAGGATGGTGTCCGCCCGTTCGGCGAGCGTCCGCAGGTCACGGCGCTTCGGACGGCCCTCGGTGTCGATGATGACCATGTCGGCGGCGTTCAGCACTTTCGGCTTCGCGGCCTCCGGAGTGACGACCGGAAAGCCCAGGCCCTCCGGCCGGCGGGCCGCCCAGCGCAGGGCACTGCCCACCCGGCCGTCCTCGTCGATCAGCACCACGCGCCTGCCCCCGGCGGCCAGCGCCCCCGCCAGATTCACGGCCAGCGTGCTCTTCCCCACCCCGCCCTTCTCGGACGTGATCGCCAGGATGCGCGGCCCTGCTGCCATGCCCAGGAGCGTACCAGACGGCCTGCCCGGCCCGCATCATGGAGGCATGACCGATCGTGACCGCCTGACGACCCTGCTGGCCTCGGAACCGTACTGGACGGCGCAGGCCATGCAGGCACAGGGCAGCCGCTTCTACCGCGCCCTGGGAACCGCGCTGGAGGCCGCCGACGCCACGAACCGCCGCCGCCTGTACGAGACGTGGCCGGACGAATTCTGGGACTTCTACACCCGGGGTCTGGAACTTGTAGAGGCCGGCGAGGCGCCGTGACCGTGACCGGCGGCCCCCCGCGCTGCCGACCGTCACCTACACTGCCCGCATGACTGCCCGACCCACCCCCACCCTGCTTGCCGTGCTCGCCCACCCCGACGACGAGGCCTTCAGCATCGGCGGCACGCTGACGCACTATGCCCGCCGGGGCGTGCGGGTCGTCCTGGCGTGCGCCACCCGCGGCGAGGCCGGCAAGATCACGGTGCCCGGCATGACCGTGGACGACCTGGGTGCCCAGCGCGAACAGGAACTCCGCGAGGCGTGCCGCGCCCTGGAGATCCCGGAACCGGTCTTTCTGGACTTCCATGACTCGGGCCGCTACGAACGCACCCGGCACGACGATCCCCTGGCGCTGATGAACCTCGACCCCCTGGCGATCGAGACCCGGGTGAAGGCTGTCATGGATGACGTGCAGCCCGATGTGGTCATCACCTTCGACCCGCACGGGGGCTACGGGCACATCGACCACCTGAAGGTTCACCGCGCCACCGTGGCGGCGTTCTTCAGCTCCGGCCACCTGCCGGACGGTGGCCCCCAGCGGCTGTACTACACCGCCATGACCACCGAGGCCGCGCAGGGGCTGTCGCGCATGGGACAGGATCTCGATCCCATGCTCTACGGCGTGTCCGAGGGCACCATCGCCGTGCGCATGGCCGTCGGGGCCTACGCCGCGAACAAGACGGCCGCCCTGGCCGCCCACGGCACCCAGATGGGCGAGACGAGCATCCTGGGCCGCATGACCGCCGAGGAGCGGGCACAGCTGGAGGAGCGGATGCTGGGTTGGGAGAGCTTCAGCCTCGGCGGGACGCGGGTGCCAGTACCGCACCTGCCGCTGCGCGGCCTGTTCGACGGTGTGCGCGGGGGCGAGGGGCTGGACGACTGATTCCGGTTCAGGAGAAAGGATTCAGGCGGCGGGCCGCGTCCTGGGCCGCTTCGGCCCCCCACACCAGCCCGGCGACATGCACGGCCGCGTGCAGGGCGGCGAATCCGGCAGGCGTGGTGCACAGCGTCCCGTCGGTCACGCTCTGATCCGGGCGGACATCGGAGACGCCGTGGCCCCACAGGGTATCGACCAGTTCGGCCGGGCCGCCCACGACCTTCCCCGTCAGGGTGTCGGCCTCGGCGCACAGCAGGACGCCGCTGCCGCTGGCCCCGACCGGCAGGGCCGCGTGCGAGGCCAGGAAGGCGCGGAGCAGGGGATCGCGGGCCGCGCGGGCCGCGCCGGGGCCACCGGGGATCAGGAGTCCCGCTGGCCGGGGCAGCGCCGCGTACAGCACGTGTGGAGTGCTCACCAGGCCGCCCGCCGTGAGGATGCTGGCCCGTGAGCGGTTGACGGTGCGGGTGGCGCCCTCGCCTCCGCACAGCCGGCACACGGCCACCATGATGCCCAGTTCCAGCTCGCTCACGCCGGCGTAGATCGGCACCGCCACGACGTGCCCTGCCGACCCGTTGCCCGGCCGCTCGGTGTCGGCGGTCATTCCGGGCGCAGGGGCCGCAGCGTGTAGCCGCGCCGGGCGACCGGTGGGCCGATCTCGCCGTGCTCCAGCAGGCGGTCGACCGCCTCCTCGTCCAGGCGCTCGACCCGCCGCAGGTACTCGCGCACCGCACCGGCCGAGTCGAAGCGCCGCGGATGGGGGTCGCCGTCGACGCGAAGGTCAAGCCAGCGGATCACGGCCGCTCCCGACTGCTGGTGCTCACAGCTCTCTCAGATCCTCCCACAGCTGCCAGCCCACGCCATCGGGCGTGCCGTCGAGCAGGGGATTCAGGGCCTCGCTGGCGGCGGTGGCGTCGCCGTGCAGGGTGTCATTGCTGGGCCGCTCGTCGTACACACGCAGCACCGTGAACTGGTAGAAGGTCTGACTGGCCGTCGGCTCGCCGTTCTCGAAGAAGGCGAAGGGCGGCTGCACCTGATCCCACAGCACGTGGGCGCCCTCCTGCTCGTCGCTGGTCGGGGGCGGCAGATCGAGCTCGCGGGGCAGGAAGTGCTCCAGATCGACGTCGGCCGCCTCGGGATGCCAGACGTATCCCTGAAGGAGCCGGACGGCAGCGCGGCCACGCGGGTGTGGATCGGTGGAACTCACGCTGCCCAGCATACGCGCTCTAGCTGCGCCCGGTTCGGGTGGATGACCCGGCGGCGGTCATCGCGACGCGCAGCGCGTCGGCGGGGCGCAGGGCCTCGGGAACCGGGCCCGGCACGAACGCCCGGACGACGGACGCGGCGTCGGGATGGTTCGCCTCCAGCGCGGCTCCGATGTCCCGCCACACGCCTGCCTGGAAGGGACGCAGGGCCGGATCGTCCAGCGCGCCGCGAACCCACGTCAGGGTCGCCACCCCCTCGCCGATGGTCGCGCGGGCCTCCAGCGTGACGAGCTGGGCGCACAGGCCAGGATCGGGGGCCCCCGGCCCCTGTACCCGGCGCAGGAGGGCGTGGGCGCGGTTGATGTCTGCCAGGGCGGCCTCCACCTGACCGGCCCGGAGCCGGGCCTCCGCCCGCTGGGATCGGGCCTGCGCCTCCTCGTAGGGGTGACGGGTCAGGGCCAGCGCAGCCTCGGTGCTGGCCAGCGCCGCCGCGCTGTCCGGATCGGCCAGGGCGCGGCTGAGGTGCATGTCGAAGGTCAGGATGGTCTCGCGGTCGCCGCCTGGGGTCTGGGCATGGATCAGGGCGTCGAGCAGCGTGCGGGCCTGAGCCAGATCGGGGTGATCCCGGTGGGGCCCACCCAGTGGGGGCAGATACGGCACACCCAGGCCACGGGTCAGGTAGGCCAGGGCCAGGCGGTAGCGGGTACGCCGCTCCCGGTAGCGGGTCTCGGCGGGTCGGGCCTCGTTCCGTTCCAGC from Deinococcus sp. AB2017081 encodes the following:
- the trpB gene encoding tryptophan synthase subunit beta, whose product is MTLHLPDYPMPDERGRFGRFGGRYVPETLIPALDELETAYRTAKTDPAFLTELDRLLREFVNRPSPLYLAQRLTAHAGGAKIYLKREDFNYTGAHKINNCLAQALLAVRMGKKRVIAETGAGQHGVASATAAALLGLDCVVYMGAEDIRRQALNVFRMRLLGAEVREVTSGTSTLKDATNEAIRDWVTNVRDTFYILGSVVGPHPYPAMVRDFQSVIGEETKVQLRAAEGREAPDAIVACVGGGSNAIGIFAPYAYLPDDQRPRLIGTEAAGEGVESGRHAASVAGGRVGVLHGSMMYLLNDDEGQIVPPHSISAGLDYPGIGPEHCLYSTTGVAEYVPVTDAQALEALQLCTRLEGIIPALESAHAIYHAVELAATMRPDQVIVVNLSGRGDKDVAEVARLLDRAVPEVRA
- the gluQRS gene encoding tRNA glutamyl-Q(34) synthetase GluQRS, whose product is MAPAPSAVTGRFAPSPTGAMHLGNARTALLAWLHSRAAGGRHLLRFEDLDTGRVRAWAYDVTRRDLEWLGLDWDREYRQSERLDRYAAALETLDTYPCTCTRREVLAAVEASAGAPHGDEPVYPGTCRTATAHPDRPAAWRWRVPDQTVCAHDDLRGWTLCQHLPSQVGDMVLRRNDGVYAYHLAVVVDDAQMGVTDVVRGEDLWTATPRQAALQTALGVPPVRYHHVPLMKDFQGERLAKRGGAPGVRELRESGAPAGAVVAALARSLGWDVPDEVTPADLLPLWRTWRP
- a CDS encoding ParA family protein, whose protein sequence is MAAGPRILAITSEKGGVGKSTLAVNLAGALAAGGRRVVLIDEDGRVGSALRWAARRPEGLGFPVVTPEAAKPKVLNAADMVIIDTEGRPKRRDLRTLAERADTILIPSGLSALEQDATRDLADYLGEHGAARKVQVVLCRVPPVGNSADDIREDLRDTGLHVCNAMIRHYAAFQKAADLGVLVRDVRDPRAASAWADVVALASEVG
- a CDS encoding PIG-L deacetylase family protein, which encodes MTARPTPTLLAVLAHPDDEAFSIGGTLTHYARRGVRVVLACATRGEAGKITVPGMTVDDLGAQREQELREACRALEIPEPVFLDFHDSGRYERTRHDDPLALMNLDPLAIETRVKAVMDDVQPDVVITFDPHGGYGHIDHLKVHRATVAAFFSSGHLPDGGPQRLYYTAMTTEAAQGLSRMGQDLDPMLYGVSEGTIAVRMAVGAYAANKTAALAAHGTQMGETSILGRMTAEERAQLEERMLGWESFSLGGTRVPVPHLPLRGLFDGVRGGEGLDD
- a CDS encoding transcriptional regulator; protein product: MTADTERPGNGSAGHVVAVPIYAGVSELELGIMVAVCRLCGGEGATRTVNRSRASILTAGGLVSTPHVLYAALPRPAGLLIPGGPGAARAARDPLLRAFLASHAALPVGASGSGVLLCAEADTLTGKVVGGPAELVDTLWGHGVSDVRPDQSVTDGTLCTTPAGFAALHAAVHVAGLVWGAEAAQDAARRLNPFS
- a CDS encoding DUF3208 domain-containing protein; amino-acid sequence: MLGSVSSTDPHPRGRAAVRLLQGYVWHPEAADVDLEHFLPRELDLPPPTSDEQEGAHVLWDQVQPPFAFFENGEPTASQTFYQFTVLRVYDERPSNDTLHGDATAASEALNPLLDGTPDGVGWQLWEDLREL